In a genomic window of Trichoderma atroviride chromosome 4, complete sequence:
- a CDS encoding uncharacterized protein (EggNog:ENOG41~MEROPS:MER0000432): MVLVKRYGLLPSTADKKAIRSYTMAFPKAELTRMNILVELSNIATPNYENTGADKSQEFGVTRDWLAAAKERWQNGFIWEEREKLVNAFPNFKTAIPAPNEDGSPSDVSIDIHFMALFSKRKDAVAVLFNHGWPGSFFEFLPLFKLLREKYPDEDSLPYHIIVPSLPGYGLSDAPPMHRNFTVTDASYMLDHLMSKTLGIKSYISQGGDVGSFISRYNGYNSPNCKGVLINFSPVPKPEGATLDDMDDEDKVAMKRYEWFATGAISYMGMHATRPSTVGLAIATNPIAVLAWIGEKFLDWTDPASFPPTSHIGNQQSNNSTATPYSIELMDEAIAGAALYFLTGSIGTSLYCYRQFFPGGQDAASPVQKKLYIAKPKLFGYSFFPWEVMGSPKEWIATSGDMVFFKRHAHGGHFAQLEQPAAIWEDVEEFLQLLPADS; the protein is encoded by the exons ATGGTCTTGGTCAAGCGTTATGGCCTGCTACCAAGCACGGCCGACAAGAAGGCCATCAGGTCATACACAATGGCCTTCCCCAAAGCCGAGTTAACCCGCATGAACATACTGGTGGAGCTTTCCAACATAGCAACACCAAACTACGAAAACACCGGCGCCGACAAATCTCAAGAGTTTGGCGTAACACGCGATTGGCTCGCAGCTGCCAAGGAGAGGTGGCAGAACGGCTTTATCTG ggaagagagagaaaaactCGTCAATGCTTTTCCAAATTTCAAAACAGCGATACCAGCTCCTAATGAAGACGGTTCTCCAAGCGATGTCTCCATCGATATCCACTTCATGGCACTCTTCTCCAAGAGAAAGGACGCGGTGGCAGTCCTCTTCAATCACggctggcctggatcttTCTTTGAATTTCTGCCTCTTTtcaagctgctgcgagaGAAGTACCCCGATGAAGACAGCCTACCGTACCACATCATAGTGCCATCACTCCCAGGCTACGGACTCTCTGACGCCCCTCCGATGCACCGGAACTTTACAGTCACCGACGCCAGTTACATGTTGGACCACCTCATGTCCAAGACACTTGGAATCAAGTCTTACATCAGCCAAGGAGGCGACGTGGGATCCTTCATTTCCCGCTACAACGGCTACAACTCTCCAAACTGCAAGGGCGTCCTCATCAACTTCTCTCCAGTCCCAAAGCCAGAGGGCGCCACCCTCGACGACATGGACGATGAGGACAAGGTCGCCATGAAACGATATGAGTGGTTCGCCACGGGGGCCATATCATACATGGGGATGCATGCCACCAGGCCGTCTACCGTCGGACTGGCCATCGCAACCAACCCAATCGCAGTACTCGCCTGGATCGGCGAGAAGTTCCTCGACTGGACTGATCCAGCTTCATTCCCCCCGACATCTCACATCGGCAACCAACAATCAAACAACTCCACAGCTACTCCATACTCTATCGAGCTGATGGATGAGGCCATTGCCGGAGCGGCCCTGTACTTCCTCACCGGATCCATAGGAACATCATTGTACTGCTACCGCCAATTCTTCCCTGGAGGCCAAGACGCAGCCTCCCCAGTGCAGAAGAAACTCTACATTGCCAAACCGAAGCTCTTTGGCTACTCCTTTTTCCCATGGGAGGTCATGGGTTCGCCAAAGGAGTGGATTGCCACAAGTGGTGACATGGTGTTTTTCAAGCGGCACGCGCATGGAGGCCACTTTGCCCAGTTGGAGCAGCCAGCGGCTATATGGGAGGACGTGGAGGAGTTTTTGCAATTACTACCGGCGGATTCATAA